The genomic window AAAACTCTCTATATGTTCTTTGAGGTATTGCACTGCCGGGGAGTGCAAAAAAATATGGTCGCAGTAAAGTTTCACATTATGTGAATCTGCTAAATCATACAAGATTTTAGCTTGCGTGCTTTGTGTGGTAAGAGGCTTTTCTACAAAGGTATGTTTGCCTTGTTTTAAAGCAGATTCTGCTAGGGCAAAATGTGTGTGCGGTGGTGTGATGATGAATACTGCTTGAATATGAGAATCTGCTAAAATTAGCTCATAATTCGCATAAGGAGTAAAGGCGTAGCTTTGGAGAGCTTCATCTTGGGCTTGTTTATCATTATCAAAAATTGTTGTAAGATGAAAATGTGGGCTATCGTGTAGAGCCTTAGCGACATTGCGTCCCCAGTAGCCATAGCCGATAAGCGCACATTCTATCACTCAAATCCTTTTTTAGCATTATTCATACTCTGCTTTTTCAATGCTTTTTGCGGGGCGATTTGCCTTTTATAACACAAACAAGCAGGATTTAGCACAGAGCTTAAAACCTTGCGTATGCTCTAGCACAAGTGTTTGTGTGATTATAAGTGATTATATTAAATGGGCTTTGTGGTGGCGCAGTGTTGTGTGCGGTGGTGTTGCGAAATGTCTTGTTTTACAAATCGCGCTTTATGTGGGAATAAAATCGTAATAATTTGTGTAGGTTTTGGATTAGGCTGGGTGATTTTTGCGTGAGTAGTGCCACAAAAGGTTTTAGCCAAGTAATAAATACCTAATCATAGGAGAAAATAAGGAAAATATTGTAATGAGATGTTTAAAAATGAGGAAACTTATTTGATTTGTGTTTTAAATTTTTTTGTTTTGAAGCTAATGAAGCCGCAATGTTTGCAGATAAAATAATCTCTTTCCTCTCCAATTTGAAAAACTTTTGTATGCACACGGCTATTAGAATCTTTTTTTTGCAAAGAGATAGTGTATGCAGAGCGAGTATCTGTATCTACAAATTTTAATCCAAAGCTTTTACCACAATTTTGACACAGAGTTTTTTGTTTGGTATAAAGATACATTATTAGTGCTATTATGAAAGGCACAGGAGCAAGAATATAAATAACAGAATCATTTTGCATACAAATGCCAACAAATCCCATTACGCAAATAAGAATCACAGCTAATGACAATAAGATTCGCTCTTTTGCTTCCTTATGCATAGAATTCTCCAAAAGTTAATTTATCTTTTACTTTTTTATCCAAAAAAACCAAAATATTTTTATAATATCCCCCCCCCCCCATTAAAATCTACTTAAAAAGATTCTTGGTGTGTTATAATGAAGCAAAAATTTGGCTAAAAATACAAAATTTTGCAAACACCATTAAGATTTAGGATAAGATAAATGAAAATATTTTTTACTTTTCTTTGCACTCTTTCATTATGCTTTTGTGATAGCCCACAACAAGCCTTTGAGCTTTTGTTATTTGCATTTTTTCTTGTTGCACTTTTTGAAAAAAATAAAAGGGATATAGAATCTGTATATCGCACTCCAAAAATTATGAATATTTTGGCAAGATTTTAAAAAATGACAAAGGTGAATGATGAAACAAAATGCAGCGCAATCACACATCACAAAGGAGCAGATTCAAAACGCAAAGGTAATGATACACGCTCGTAAAAGTGTGATTGATTTTGACACGCTCGGGCGCACACTTGCTTATAGTCCTTATTTGTCGCGCTTTGAGGTGGAGGCATTTACCCGCAAGGGAGATGATAAGCCAAAAATCGCTAAAAGATTCTCTATACAAGCCCATTTTGATGAAGTCTTGTTTCTACAGGAGGCGAGTGATTATGCGCAGAGCAAAGATAATGATGCGTTTTTGCTTGATTTGAGGGCGCAATATGAGAAGATTCAATCAAGTGAGAATGGGCTAGATACAGCTTTAGAATCTATCTCGCTTTTGCGCCGCCATAGCACTTTGCCAATCATTCACGCAGATATATTCCTAGAGCCATATCAAATTTTAGAATCTGCGCTTTTTGGTGCGGATAATGTGCTTATTCCTTGCGCGATACACTCTAAAGATTCTTTAAGCGATTTGTTGCATTTTGCGAGGAAGCTGGGATTTGAGCCTTGTATTGAGGTGAGTGATAAAGCCGAGCTAAAAAAGGCAATTTTTAGTGGCGCGAGTATGCTTTATATCCCACAAAATGCGCTTGATGAGCTTTTGAGCCTCGTGCCAAATACGCAGATGATTATGAGTGATCATTCTAGTGATTATGGTGTTGATATAGTGATTATTAATTAAAATTAGGCTAAATTAAGTTAGCTTTAAAGTGAATTTAGTTAAAAAACACGATTTTTTATCATAAGAAATGGGAGCAAAAAATGGCTTTGATGATTAATGATGAGTGTATTGCGTGCGATTCTTGTGCTGAAGAATGTCCAAATGGCGCGATTGAGGAGGGAGATCCTATTTATAGTATTGATCCAGATGTTTGCACGGAGTGCGTGGGAAGCTATGATGAGCCAAGTTGCCTTAGCGTATGCCCGGTAGATGCGATTGCGCCAGATCCTGATAATGTAGAAACCATTGAGGAGCTACGATATAAGTTTGAGACTTTACAAAAGGGTGAATAGCACATATGGCAAAAATTACTTCTGTTATTGATATTGGCTCAAACTCTGCGCGTATGGCGATATACCGCCGCACTTCGCGCTTTGCTTTTCATTTGATTTATGAGACTAAGAGCAAGGTGCGCATTTCGGAGGGTTGCTATGAATCCGGCGGTGTTTTGGGTAAAGTGCCAATGGAGCGTGCCATTAGTGCGTTAAAAGAGTTTGTTCAAATCGCAAAAGCGCATAAAAGTCGCAAGATTTTTTGCGTGGCGACTTCTGCCCTGCGCGATGCGCCAAATGCGGGTGTGTTTATAGATAGGGCTAGACGAGAATGCGCCCTCTCAATC from Helicobacter typhlonius includes these protein-coding regions:
- a CDS encoding indole-3-glycerol-phosphate synthase, whose protein sequence is MKQNAAQSHITKEQIQNAKVMIHARKSVIDFDTLGRTLAYSPYLSRFEVEAFTRKGDDKPKIAKRFSIQAHFDEVLFLQEASDYAQSKDNDAFLLDLRAQYEKIQSSENGLDTALESISLLRRHSTLPIIHADIFLEPYQILESALFGADNVLIPCAIHSKDSLSDLLHFARKLGFEPCIEVSDKAELKKAIFSGASMLYIPQNALDELLSLVPNTQMIMSDHSSDYGVDIVIIN
- a CDS encoding YfhL family 4Fe-4S dicluster ferredoxin, translated to MALMINDECIACDSCAEECPNGAIEEGDPIYSIDPDVCTECVGSYDEPSCLSVCPVDAIAPDPDNVETIEELRYKFETLQKGE